One segment of Erigeron canadensis isolate Cc75 chromosome 2, C_canadensis_v1, whole genome shotgun sequence DNA contains the following:
- the LOC122588983 gene encoding inositol 1,3,4-trisphosphate 5/6-kinase 4 isoform X1: protein MEDGASSNNNVDGARNSIGKLEELPMTICDSDRKSSEDNVVVGYIMKPSREKDFAKRGAFPSNPTQNGLIFMPLTFDLPILPQLKKVDIVIHKATDEISSIERSGCSSKIIIYTDRMLELQRCLGELPNCCVIDPFDNILSVVDRLRIQEILQGLADMKTESQHKIRGAYFLKVDNFEDLKLEQKLHEAKLSFPCIVKPQVACGVADAHSMAIVFRADDFLGLSVPLPAIVQEYVDHSSTLYKFYVLGEKVFYAIKNSTPNADILRNSYEKSGLKPLLFDSLKSLPIDVNKKPSEIRDCSELKQQQNLDIGLVTDAANHLRMVLDLTIFGFDVVIQEGTRDHVIVDVNYLPSFKEVANEIAIPAFWDAIKMKYQLKKSIDV from the exons aTGGAGGATGGTGCTAGCAGTAACAACA ATGTTGATGGTGCAAGAAATTCCATAGGGAAATTAGAAGAGTTACCTATGACAATCTGTGATTCGGATAGAaag TCAAGTGAGGATAACGTGGTCGTGGGTTACATTATGAAGCCTTCTCGTGAAAAGGACTTTGCAAAG AGAGGTGCATTTCCATCAAATCCTACTCAAAATGGGTTGATATTTATGCCTCTCACATTTGACCTTCCGATATTACCTCAGCTGAAAAAAGTGGACATTGTTATCCATAAAGCAACCGATGAAATTTCCTCAATTGAAAGAAGCGGTTGCTCTAGTAAGATTATTATTTATACTGACAGAATGCTAGAATTGCAAAg GTGTTTAGGTGAACTGCCAAATTGCTGTGTGATCGATCCATTTGATAACATTCTATCAGTCGTGGACCGATTGAGAATACAAGAAATTTTACAAGGATTAGCAGATATGAAAACAGAAAGCCAACACAAAATCAGAGGGGCATATTTTTTAAag GTCGATAACTTTGAGGATCTTAAGTTGGAACAGAAGCTACATGAAGCTAAATTATCGTTTCCATGTATTGTAAAACCTCAAGTTGCTTGTGGTGTAGCTGATGCCCACAGTATG GCTATTGTCTTTAGAGCTGATGATTTCTTGGGTCTCAGTGTTCCTCTTCCAGCAATTGTGCAG GAATACGTTGATCATTCATCTACACTTTACAAATTTTATGTCTTGGGGGAAAAGGTTTTCTATGCAATCAAGAATTCAACACCTAATGCAGATATCTTGAGGAATTCATATGAGAAAAGCGGATTAAAACCTCTACTCTTTGACAG TTTAAAATCTTTGCCTATTGATGTAAACAAGAAGCCTTCTGAGATTCGAGATTGCTCTGAGTTGAAACAACAGCAGAATCTTGATATAGGGCTTGTTACCGATGCTGCAAATCACCTTAGGATGGTTCTTGATCTGACCATCTTTGGCTTCGATGTTGTT ATTCAGGAGGGGACACGAGATCATGTTATTGTGGATGTAAATTACTTGCCATCATTTAAAGAAGTGGCTAATGAAATTGCGATTCCTGCCTTTTGGGATGCTATCAAGATGAAGTACCAGTTGAAAAAGAGTATAGATGTTTAg
- the LOC122588983 gene encoding inositol 1,3,4-trisphosphate 5/6-kinase 4 isoform X2, which yields MEDGASSNNNVDGARNSIGKLEELPMTICDSDRKSSEDNVVVGYIMKPSREKDFAKRGAFPSNPTQNGLIFMPLTFDLPILPQLKKVDIVIHKATDEISSIERSGCSSKIIIYTDRMLELQRCLGELPNCCVIDPFDNILSVVDRLRIQEILQGLADMKTESQHKIRGAYFLKVDNFEDLKLEQKLHEAKLSFPCIVKPQVACGVADAHSMAIVFRADDFLGLSVPLPAIVQEYVDHSSTLYKFYVLGEKVFYAIKNSTPNADILRNSYEKSGLKPLLFDRFRRGHEIMLLWM from the exons aTGGAGGATGGTGCTAGCAGTAACAACA ATGTTGATGGTGCAAGAAATTCCATAGGGAAATTAGAAGAGTTACCTATGACAATCTGTGATTCGGATAGAaag TCAAGTGAGGATAACGTGGTCGTGGGTTACATTATGAAGCCTTCTCGTGAAAAGGACTTTGCAAAG AGAGGTGCATTTCCATCAAATCCTACTCAAAATGGGTTGATATTTATGCCTCTCACATTTGACCTTCCGATATTACCTCAGCTGAAAAAAGTGGACATTGTTATCCATAAAGCAACCGATGAAATTTCCTCAATTGAAAGAAGCGGTTGCTCTAGTAAGATTATTATTTATACTGACAGAATGCTAGAATTGCAAAg GTGTTTAGGTGAACTGCCAAATTGCTGTGTGATCGATCCATTTGATAACATTCTATCAGTCGTGGACCGATTGAGAATACAAGAAATTTTACAAGGATTAGCAGATATGAAAACAGAAAGCCAACACAAAATCAGAGGGGCATATTTTTTAAag GTCGATAACTTTGAGGATCTTAAGTTGGAACAGAAGCTACATGAAGCTAAATTATCGTTTCCATGTATTGTAAAACCTCAAGTTGCTTGTGGTGTAGCTGATGCCCACAGTATG GCTATTGTCTTTAGAGCTGATGATTTCTTGGGTCTCAGTGTTCCTCTTCCAGCAATTGTGCAG GAATACGTTGATCATTCATCTACACTTTACAAATTTTATGTCTTGGGGGAAAAGGTTTTCTATGCAATCAAGAATTCAACACCTAATGCAGATATCTTGAGGAATTCATATGAGAAAAGCGGATTAAAACCTCTACTCTTTGACAG ATTCAGGAGGGGACACGAGATCATGTTATTGTGGATGTAA
- the LOC122587870 gene encoding uncharacterized protein LOC122587870 — protein sequence MEEALYHTETTEDKMVEHTTSQFDGAARSWWTGIVTTIGRKSAYAYTWEELQKMMRAEFCTKDALQELEQEFWDLKMEGLEIEKYILRFNQLARLVPHLASTEEKKIDRFIWGLIPEIRRDLTSKGPETMSRAIVMAKTLTKDIIRSGGLTENADKGKRKAEEVVEKKVEPPSKKGKILKNYAVTIATEPTRYSGAYPKCTLCNLHHTGACPVCYKCQGIGHMAKYCSAIAANLIRNNPPPVNKPPVRNARPPLPPAAPVQRNQNQNQNAQVQRVAYPRGPRNQNQQINQQQQNQQGPANARVFALNAEEARQNPRVVTGTFLLNDHYASVLFDSGAERSFVALDFKAKTDMITGKLNDKYVVEYANGQKYGTNEIALDCPLTLVDKNFTIDLIPVKISSFGIIVGMDWLSKHHATICFHEKSVHIPLLNGEILIIQGDKSTDELKIVTRKII from the coding sequence ATGGAAGAAGCCCTGTACCACACAGAGACTACTGAAGATAAGATGGTGGAGCACACGACCAGCCAATTCGATGGAGCTGCTAGGTCTTGGTGGACTGGCATCGTCACCACTATTGGCAGGAAGTCCGCTTATGCTTACACCTGGGAAGAActtcagaagatgatgagagcTGAATTCTGTACGAAAGATGCATTGCAAGAACTGGAACAAGAGTTTTGGGATTTGAAGATGGAAGGGTTAGAGATTGAGAAGTATATTCTGAGGTTCAATCAGCTTGCCAGACTTGTACCACATTTGGCGTCTACtgaagaaaaaaagattgatCGTTTCATTTGGGGCTTGATTCCAGAGATTCGCCGTGACCTCACTAGTAAAGGCCCCGAGACCATGTCGAGAGCAATCGTAATGGCTAAGACCTTGACCAAAGACATAATCAGATCAGGAGGTTTGACTGAGAATGCTGACAAGGGGAAAAGGAAGGCTGAAGAAGTAGTGGAGAAGAAAGTTGAACCCCCAAGCAAGAaggggaagatcttgaagaactaTGCGGTGACTATAGCAACTGAACCGACAAGGTACTCTGGAGCTTATCCTAAGTGCACTCTCTGCAACCTACATCACACTGGTGCTTGTCCTGTCTGTTATAAGTGCCAAGGAATTGGGCACATGGCCAAGTACTGTAGTGCTATCGCAGCAAATCTGATCAGGAACAACCCACCGCCAGTCAACAAGCCACCAGTCAGAAATGCCAGACCACCACTGCCGCCTGCTGCCCCAGTTCAAAggaaccagaaccagaaccagaACGCCCAAGTTCAGCGTGTTGCTTATCCACGCGGGCCAAGGAACCAGAACCAACAGATCAATCAGCAACAGCAAAACCAGCAAGGCCCAGCTAACGCCCGTGTTTTTGCTTTGAACGCTGAGGAAGCTCGTCAGAACCCTcgggttgtgacaggtacttttcttctgaacGATCATTATGCTTCCGTACTATTTGACTCCGGTGCTGAACGTAGCTTTGTTGCATTAGACTTTAAAGCTAAGACTGACATGATAACTGGCAAACTAAATGACAAATATGTGGTAGAGTATGCAAATGGCCAAAAGTACGGTACCAACGAAATTGCTCTAGATTGTCCTTTGACCTTAGTAGACAAGAACTTTACAATTGATCTAATCCCTGTCAAGATTAGTAGCTTTGGCATTATCgtaggaatggattggttatccAAACACCATGCGACTATTTGTTTCCACGAGAAATCAGTTCATATACCGCTCCTGAACGGCGAGATCTTAATTATACAAGGCGACAAGTCCACAGACGAACTTAAAATCGTGACAAGAAAGATCATTTAG